A part of Thermococcus sp. LS1 genomic DNA contains:
- a CDS encoding GTP-binding protein, which yields MPKRIKLGHHYYYIVTVDELHAGGFRGKNVVIEGTIEDKPLIEFLPMELPGYRTTFKVSGIRVEFSGSPCLGKGEWVRVYGRFLGDCIMASAIETEKAVFTTEE from the coding sequence ATGCCCAAGAGGATCAAGCTCGGTCATCATTATTATTACATCGTTACGGTTGATGAGCTCCATGCCGGCGGTTTCAGGGGCAAGAACGTTGTCATCGAGGGCACTATTGAGGACAAGCCTCTGATTGAGTTCCTCCCCATGGAACTTCCTGGATACAGAACCACGTTTAAAGTTTCCGGCATCAGGGTCGAGTTCTCCGGAAGCCCATGTCTGGGCAAGGGGGAGTGGGTGAGGGTTTACGGAAGGTTCTTGGGCGACTGCATAATGGCGAGCGCGATAGAGACCGAAAAAGCCGTTTTCACCACGGAGGAGTGA
- a CDS encoding Era-like GTP-binding protein — MIKVAIIGAENVGKSTLMNALIGGKISEVENLPGTTKGTIRRRFGKLKIPKSMKNPMGGADEFVLIDTAGLFDPQREFRGKVLSEEKFREILEEIISSDIVIHMVDATVGLHRGMEKLHHMLKFRYEKPIIVVINKIDLVPRERVEELRRIIKKRLEQEAIPLSLVTYEGFNDLLKALAYYAQYV; from the coding sequence ATGATAAAGGTTGCGATTATAGGGGCCGAGAACGTCGGCAAATCAACGCTCATGAACGCCCTCATTGGGGGCAAAATTTCAGAGGTGGAGAACCTTCCAGGAACCACGAAGGGAACCATAAGGCGGCGCTTCGGCAAGCTGAAGATACCGAAGAGCATGAAGAACCCGATGGGTGGGGCAGATGAGTTCGTCCTCATAGACACGGCCGGACTCTTTGATCCACAGAGGGAGTTCAGGGGGAAAGTCCTCAGTGAGGAGAAGTTCAGGGAGATCCTAGAGGAGATAATATCATCGGACATCGTCATCCACATGGTCGATGCGACGGTCGGCCTCCACAGGGGTATGGAGAAGCTCCACCACATGCTCAAGTTCAGATACGAGAAGCCGATAATAGTGGTCATCAATAAGATAGACCTTGTTCCAAGGGAGAGGGTCGAGGAGCTGAGGAGGATAATAAAGAAGCGTCTTGAGCAGGAGGCCATCCCCCTCTCGCTGGTCACCTACGAAGGCTTCAACGACCTGCTGAAGGCGTTAGCCTATTACGCCCAGTACGTCTGA